Genomic window (Primulina eburnea isolate SZY01 chromosome 8, ASM2296580v1, whole genome shotgun sequence):
ATACGTATCCAAATCGCAGCAATCGAACTCATAGTTTGTAGCTGGAAGAGGGGAGGAAGGATGAGatattgggttttttttttgaagaaagATCAGATATAGATCTTGATGCAATCTGATGTTTCAAAAGTTTTGAAGCTTGCTtgctgattttgatgttaaacaCTGGCAGTGCCAACTTCCGAGTTACCCAATCTTTTacctctttctttctttcttcctCTTCTCCGTTCAGTTTTGTCCATCCATTGCCTAATTCATCTGAGGTTTCTCTTCTGatttttcctaaattaaaaacTGTTTCCCCAATTTTTTTGACCTTCTTGTTACCCCAATCCCTTGTAGACCACTAACGCTCGCCTTAAATATTCGGTGATTTTAGAGCATGTTGATCATAAGCCAGAGAGGGCATATGGAAGTATTTATTGGTTTCTGTTCATTTTGCGAGACCATGATTACGAATGTGGTCTACTTATTCTACAATAACCAATTTACAAACCTGGTCATCTGGTGAACTTGTTAGAGCACTTCAGAGGTTTCTTTTCTTACTTTGTACCGATACAATTTTTATGTATGTAACTGGATGGATTGCGAATACTTGTAACTCGGTCATGATTACTTTGTGTGGCTTTACCTGTAAAAATCAAACAGTTGTCTGCAGATAGCTAGGGCATTTGGGGCTTCTGAGATTATTGCAGTGGATGTCCAAGATGAGAAGCTTCAGAAAGCTAAGATATTTGGAGCCACTCACACCATAAATGCACGAATGGAAGACGCTGTTACAAAAATTAAAGTACGCTCTCCTCCCTCCCAGTTCGCTGATTTTAACAATTACAGATTACTACCATAGCAACCAAGTTAAACCCATATTTACTATATCAAGTTTTCTCTCTCCAATAAACGGTCAATTGGATGCACAAGATAAGAATATCATTTTAATGTATTTTTGTGTCGATTTAGTGGAAACTTTTTAGAGCTCAGCTTGAATTTTAGACTCATTCCTTATTGTTAACTGATTTCCATTGCAAGGTAAATTCAAGCAATAATTTTCATTGCTTCCATCAGTTCCTCCGAGCACCGTTATTCTTTATTGTTGGTGTAACTCAATACCACCAATCCTATCTACAAGCACGATCTGGCAGTCcaaatttttataatttctGTAAGAGCGTTTATTGTAGTGCTGAGGCTTTAGTTTCATTCATTCTACTTCTGATAATACTACGCCGTTTCTATTTAGTTATAGTcaattgatcatgtatataatgAGCCATTTGCAAAAAGTTAAGCCAAGCAGTCCTTATAAATAGATCCAACACATTGAGCTATTCATCCTCATCTCTGGATAAGAAATTTTGATAATTCATTCTGGCATTCGAATCTGATAGATTTTGCATTAGATGTTTTTATTTCAATGTGAAATCTCAATTATTTGAATTACTGTGGTTATCATGCATGTGAAAAAGATTTTCACTTCGTCTATAAAATATAGTTTAAGGATGATCACTTCAAAAGGAAAAATGCTTCTCAAATCGCTAAATTGGAATATCTATTCAGGAATTACCGGAGGAAAAGGTGCGGACGTTGCTGTGGAGGCCTTAGGAAGGTCGCAGACATTTTCACAATGCGTACAAAGCGTACGAGATGGAGGAAAAGCTGTGATGATTGGCCTTACTCTCTCTGGCGCTAAAGGAGAAGTAGATATAAATCATTTGGTTCGTAGGCAGGTGAGTTTCCTATCTCTTCCAGTTACTTTATACAGTCTCTAGTGTCATCCTTGCTATACTCAGATTTCACAGCTGCTCAAAATTTACTTCATGGTCCAAATGTCTAGAGTAAATAAAACTAGGATCCAGTGCTATTTGAAAAAGTAATTGCTATTTGTATTATGAGGGGCATTAAGTTATCGCATACAACATTATGTGTTTGTCTATGCACACTCCCATCATTACGTTGTGCTTGTTCATTTGGCGGTGACCTAAAATTTCTGAAGTTTTATACCCTTTGAAGTTGAGGAAAATGAAGAATTTTGCCAACTTTTGTTCCTTATTTTCTCGACTCCTTTCTCAGCGGCATTTGGCCTAGATGCTGCATTATAGTAGGAAAAAATTATTTGGAACGATCATTCTAGATCTTTTGTTACGTTACGTCGATGTGATCTGTCTCCAGTTTCGTATAACAAAGTGTTTGTTAAAGCATCAATGATTCGATTTAAGGCCACACCTCACTATCATCACATTCAATCAAGAACCCTCATGGAACTAAAGAACTGGGATACGACATGGTTAACTCATTTTATCTACCGCAACTGCCAACTATCTTGTATCCTTGGTTCAACGTTTCCTTATTCTAAGCTATTAGAAATTGGTGATGCAGATAAAAGTCATCGGGTCGTATGGAGGTAGGGCAAGGCAAGATCTTCCAAAGTTAGTTAAGTTGGCGGAAAGAGGGGCATTTAATCTGGAGGCAGCTGTTTCAAGAAAGTGCAAATTTGAGGAGGCCGTAGAGGTATATAACGACCTTGATAAAGGTAGTATCATTGGACGTGCTGTGGTTGAGATAATGTAATCCTCCACTTATTACTGTCTTGTCTTAACTGAACAGACGATATTCAAATAAAGGGTATTTTCAATTTCTTAAGTTGCGAGTGATTATATCTTAGGGGATTTTTCTTCTTTCAAAAAATTACTCAATGAGAAACTAGGTACTGCATCGTGAAAACCTGGCGCTAAAAGTCATTTTTTAATCAGTGCAGAaagtctgttttttttttttttttgaagaatcTAGGAAGTCATTTTGACATCACTTAACATTGCATATTGCGGACGCAAATGCGTTTCGACGTTTATAATTTTAGCAACACAAGAAAAAGCACAATCTAaacttcaaaataataataaaaaaaaacagaatGCCAGTTACAAATATCAAGAGTAACGCCTTTATATTAGGCCATCAGATGGGATTATTATCAAAATTCCCGATGGCAATTCGACCCAAAACATCGTCCCAACAAAAGAATGAATAAGATTTCAAATGGGATGTATATACAAGCGCATAGCCACTTTATCCCACTTGCTCTCATCTTGTAATCACATGGTAAAATTAATTCTGAGTTCTATTGAAAAACTAACTGTTAGTAGCATCATTACTTTTAACATGAAGATTAAATATCTTTCCACTTGTTCTCATACTTTAGGAAGGCAAGGGCAGGATTTTCCCTCGGTGGGGCACGAACACGAGTTGACCTGCGAACCAGGGCATCATCTTCAAGTACATCTCTTTGTGTGGCCTCCTTCGATCTTCTATGAAGTTGAGCACTGTAAAAGTGAAGTCAAATCGGataatatcataaatttaaaaCGAAGTAGGATAAGGGATTCAGGATGATACTCAGAGGTTGTTCAAGTAAAGAACTTTAGCATATGAAAGTCAAACTCAAATCTTAAAGATTAATGTTCATGTCGAGAATTTTAAAAGAAGAAACAGAGGACATATGAAGCCTAATCATTAATGTGACGCAGTTATGGTATGGCCATGTTGACACAATATCATTGGGTAACACCTTGGCACCGTCCATATCTTTTGACAAGCTGGATCAAGTAATGTTGTTAACTGTTAAAAAGATTCTGAGCTCAAAAAGACAAACATTAACAGTAAAAGATGTATAAACGttgcatttattattattatttttaatttgatcaaataatactaaacaactaacaaattattttcaatttagaagAGTTAATCGATTTAAAAGAGAATATTTGTTTAGATAATTTTCTATGTAAAATATGGTAATATAGATGTTTTGTTTCAAGATTCAGGAGAACAGCATACTCTGAATTCGAAAAATGCACAGCTTAATCACTGTTATATTTTCCTAAGGCTCTTGAGGAAAATATTCAATAAGGTATCGCAATTTTTTTATGTTACAAACTAAATATACAAACACAGTCATATTTCAACTAATATCAAATGCAAAATCAATCTTTATCCAGGGCATGAAACCAACACCGGAAATTAGCATAGCATACAAAAAAGAGAAAGAAATGCTTTTGCACAAATTCACAAACCATATTTTGTTGTAGAATTTTTGCAGCTGCTTTTTAAGAGCCCTCTCCCTCTCACCTTTTGGATTCAATGAACCAATCAAAGCATCAAGCTGCGAGAACGTTTCCGGTAGTAAATAAGagtgaaacaaaaaaaaaaaagacaagatAACAGAGCCGGAGATCCTTACCTCTTCCTTGGTTTTATAGTAGCCCCATTGCTTAGAGTCAGAACTCTCAACAAATATTCTTCCATCACGTCGAAAAAACCAATACCTGCAATAATTTCGGTCTTTCCCTAACGGAATAGTGCGTATGTATCTCTTCTCAATTTCACGTTCAAGAAATTCTTTCTGCATCAAGAGTAAATAGCGTATCTATCAGCGCCAAAGTTCACATCATATAAACCTACTTTCATCTCCATCAACCTTTTCTCCATTTTTACGAGAATAAACACGCACAAACATATGCTGACGCCAAAAATAAAATGCAAGCAAACACAAAACCCTCATAACACCCACCAAACAACAAATACATATAGATTACCCTCTGCTCAGTGCTTTTCATCTCGATTGATTCCTTGATTTCA
Coding sequences:
- the LOC140838319 gene encoding uncharacterized protein; translation: MITSKGKMLLKSLNWNIYSGITGGKGADVAVEALGRSQTFSQCVQSVRDGGKAVMIGLTLSGAKGEVDINHLVRRQIKVIGSYGGRARQDLPKLVKLAERGAFNLEAAVSRKCKFEEAVEVYNDLDKGSIIGRAVVEIM